A part of Vulcanisaeta moutnovskia 768-28 genomic DNA contains:
- a CDS encoding malate dehydrogenase gives MITIIGSGRVGATTAAFLMFFELDNEITLIDVIKNLPQGEAVDLNHAAAILGKSVRYKGSNDYKDMEGSDIVIVTAGLARKPGMTREELAAKNAEIVASVADQIKKYAPNSIVIITTNPLDAMVYVLYKKLGFPRNRVIGFSGVLDSNRMAYYASLLIGIAPESIIPVVLGQHGENMYPVPEASFVYGKPLTEFITKDQYDDIVKKTIQAGAEITNLRGFSSNWGPAAGLSLMVDSIKKDRKRIFEASVYLDGEYGVRDVFAEVPVVLGKNGVEKIIELKLNDEQRKKFLASIDAIKKNLTQVPPQYLS, from the coding sequence GTGATCACGATAATAGGTAGTGGGCGTGTCGGCGCAACCACGGCCGCCTTCCTAATGTTCTTCGAGTTAGACAATGAAATCACGCTAATAGATGTAATAAAGAATCTGCCCCAAGGTGAAGCTGTTGACCTAAACCATGCCGCTGCCATACTCGGTAAGTCCGTTAGGTATAAGGGCAGTAATGACTATAAGGATATGGAGGGTAGTGACATAGTAATAGTTACTGCAGGACTTGCTAGAAAACCTGGAATGACTAGGGAAGAATTGGCGGCTAAGAATGCCGAGATCGTGGCATCAGTGGCTGATCAAATTAAGAAATATGCTCCAAACTCAATAGTAATAATAACCACAAACCCACTTGACGCAATGGTCTATGTTCTTTATAAGAAGTTAGGCTTTCCAAGGAATAGGGTCATTGGTTTCAGCGGCGTCTTAGACTCAAATAGAATGGCCTATTACGCATCTTTACTTATTGGCATAGCGCCTGAATCAATAATACCCGTCGTCCTTGGCCAACATGGTGAGAATATGTATCCAGTACCCGAGGCATCCTTCGTGTATGGTAAACCACTTACTGAGTTCATAACCAAGGATCAATACGACGACATTGTTAAGAAGACAATACAAGCTGGTGCAGAGATAACAAATCTGAGAGGCTTCAGTAGTAACTGGGGTCCAGCTGCCGGTCTATCATTAATGGTTGATTCAATTAAGAAAGATAGAAAGAGAATATTCGAAGCCTCTGTATACCTTGATGGCGAGTATGGTGTGAGAGACGTTTTTGCGGAGGTGCCTGTCGTACTTGGTAAGAATGGCGTTGAGAAAATAATTGAATTGAAACTTAATGACGAGCAAAGAAAGAAGTTCCTAGCCAGTATCGACGCGATAAAGAAGAACCTAACTCAAGTACCTCCGCAGTACCTATCGTGA
- a CDS encoding L-threonylcarbamoyladenylate synthase, with protein sequence MLKVRKVDPLNPDNSIIKEASNYIRNGYLVAFPTETVYGLGADTFNGEACLKIFRAKGRPPDNPLIVHISDINELDKVAIDIPEIIFPVIRKAWPGPLTLILPKSPDIPKEVTGGRNTVAVRSPAHPVALALIKSSGTPIAAPSANKSGRPSPTLAEHIIEDYANDDIEMILLDAGPTFFGVESTIIDVTRNPPVLLRPGPFTIEELKSLFNVDIVVPEFARGLGEADTALAPGMRYRHYAPHTRLIIVECNDHDSLIKLLHDTLIDYLNKKLKVALLITKETANQLMKYPEINELPIIILGYRENTYTIAASLFDSLRNLDKINVDIGIAEGIEERGIGLAIMNRLRKASGFSIVKCKV encoded by the coding sequence ATGCTTAAGGTGCGTAAGGTAGACCCTTTAAATCCTGATAACTCCATAATCAAGGAGGCAAGTAATTACATAAGGAATGGGTACTTAGTGGCATTCCCCACGGAAACCGTTTATGGGCTTGGCGCAGATACATTTAATGGCGAGGCATGCCTAAAGATCTTTAGAGCTAAGGGTAGACCACCAGATAACCCACTTATAGTACATATATCGGATATAAATGAGCTCGATAAGGTCGCCATTGACATACCCGAAATCATATTTCCAGTAATTAGGAAAGCATGGCCAGGACCTCTCACCTTAATCTTACCCAAGTCGCCTGACATACCTAAGGAGGTCACTGGTGGTCGTAATACGGTGGCTGTGAGGTCGCCTGCACACCCCGTGGCACTTGCATTAATTAAGTCGTCTGGAACGCCCATAGCTGCACCAAGCGCTAATAAGTCAGGTAGACCAAGCCCTACATTGGCTGAACATATAATTGAGGATTACGCCAATGACGATATTGAGATGATTCTACTTGATGCAGGGCCTACGTTTTTCGGTGTTGAGTCAACAATAATTGATGTAACGAGGAATCCCCCCGTGCTTTTAAGGCCTGGTCCCTTTACTATTGAGGAATTAAAATCATTATTTAACGTCGACATAGTAGTGCCGGAATTCGCAAGAGGTTTAGGCGAAGCTGATACAGCTCTAGCTCCAGGTATGAGGTATAGGCATTATGCGCCACACACACGGTTGATCATCGTGGAATGCAATGATCATGATTCATTAATTAAGTTATTGCATGATACCTTAATTGATTATTTAAATAAGAAATTGAAAGTGGCATTACTAATTACGAAAGAAACTGCTAATCAATTAATGAAATATCCTGAAATTAATGAATTACCAATAATAATCCTAGGTTATAGAGAAAATACATACACAATAGCAGCATCGCTCTTTGACTCCTTAAGGAATCTTGATAAGATAAATGTGGATATAGGCATCGCAGAGGGCATTGAGGAGAGGGGTATTGGACTAGCCATAATGAATAGGTTAAGGAAGGCCTCTGGATTTTCCATAGTTAAATGTAAAGTATAA
- a CDS encoding metal-sulfur cluster assembly factor gives MAVSNEEITNSTNNENDEEPIFKTNLPSDKTKELIEILRNVYDPEIPIDVYDLGLIYEVMLDNDKVVHVKMTLTAVGCPLSENLGYQVGAAIQQAIPDAKDIEIDVVFDPPWTPLKMTRLGREMFKAIYGYDIVEQWLKSQNEQSTQTNNQENSENA, from the coding sequence ATGGCAGTGTCTAATGAAGAAATAACAAATAGTACGAATAATGAGAATGATGAAGAACCAATATTCAAAACAAACTTGCCCAGTGATAAGACCAAGGAATTAATAGAGATACTACGTAATGTTTACGACCCTGAAATACCGATAGACGTGTACGATCTGGGACTTATTTACGAGGTAATGTTGGATAATGATAAAGTTGTTCATGTAAAAATGACTCTGACAGCCGTAGGCTGTCCATTGTCAGAGAACTTAGGTTATCAAGTCGGTGCGGCTATTCAACAGGCAATACCTGATGCAAAGGATATAGAAATTGATGTAGTATTTGACCCACCATGGACGCCATTAAAAATGACGAGGTTAGGACGTGAGATGTTTAAGGCAATTTATGGATATGATATTGTTGAACAATGGCTAAAGTCGCAAAATGAACAAAGCACTCAAACGAACAATCAGGAGAATAGTGAAAACGCATAA
- a CDS encoding ArsR family transcriptional regulator, which produces MLVINVVSLITIKEKSTEEILEDVDIKYILRCILRLSPTEVEIYYLLQNKAKEPLTVAEIAKEMNKSRSTIERSLVKLVQLGLIARRPVLAKNGGYTYVYYTKPIDYVKQKLLQLINAYYERSKQLIENLTSAALIESLNSMAVEENVE; this is translated from the coding sequence ATGTTGGTGATTAACGTGGTGTCTCTCATAACAATTAAGGAGAAAAGTACCGAAGAGATCCTTGAGGATGTGGATATAAAATACATTCTGAGGTGCATACTTAGGCTCTCACCAACTGAGGTGGAGATCTATTATTTACTGCAGAATAAGGCGAAGGAGCCGCTGACCGTGGCCGAAATAGCTAAGGAAATGAATAAATCAAGAAGCACTATTGAGAGGTCCTTAGTAAAGCTGGTTCAACTTGGCCTAATTGCTAGGAGACCCGTGCTTGCTAAGAATGGAGGTTATACCTATGTTTACTACACAAAGCCAATAGATTACGTTAAGCAGAAGTTATTGCAGTTAATTAATGCATATTATGAGAGGTCGAAGCAATTAATTGAGAATTTGACATCAGCCGCGTTAATAGAGTCATTAAATAGTATGGCGGTTGAGGAAAATGTTGAATAA
- a CDS encoding ornithine cyclodeaminase family protein has product MRLLIISGREVDEVLDSKDGVNGLVNAIATAFKDYSSGIVKMPQRTVIYLDNDWWGVMPCGTRNLGFSVKIVNVIESNKLRGLPTTQGVVVLMNDVTGQPMAVINGTALTAWRTAAATAVSIKYMARGMDKMAIIGAGLQAKYHLILLSRAFTIKRVFIHSRTRERALELAKIAQDRGIDAMVVNSGYVAVKQADIVITATTSREPVIHGSWLHEGMHVVSIGAPEINTRELDDDVIRKVSVIAVDSRTAVMNETGDIIIPIKNGLISEKNLIEIGEIVSGLRQGRLGNGDITLFKSVGIAVEDLAAASYIYSIVKSRNMGTTVEL; this is encoded by the coding sequence ATGAGACTGTTAATAATAAGTGGAAGGGAGGTTGATGAGGTCCTAGATAGTAAGGACGGCGTTAACGGATTAGTAAATGCCATAGCCACGGCTTTTAAGGACTATAGCTCTGGCATTGTCAAGATGCCTCAAAGAACGGTTATTTACCTTGATAATGACTGGTGGGGCGTCATGCCCTGCGGTACACGAAACCTTGGTTTTTCCGTTAAAATAGTCAATGTTATTGAGAGTAATAAATTACGTGGCTTACCAACGACCCAGGGAGTAGTCGTACTTATGAATGATGTTACGGGACAACCAATGGCGGTTATTAATGGCACGGCATTAACGGCATGGAGAACCGCAGCCGCGACCGCCGTATCGATCAAGTATATGGCACGAGGTATGGATAAAATGGCAATTATTGGCGCTGGATTACAGGCGAAGTATCATTTAATATTATTATCTAGGGCTTTTACCATCAAGAGAGTATTCATACATTCAAGGACGAGAGAAAGGGCCCTTGAATTAGCGAAAATAGCTCAGGATAGAGGTATTGATGCCATGGTAGTTAATTCAGGTTATGTTGCTGTTAAGCAAGCCGATATCGTAATAACAGCAACAACAAGTAGAGAACCTGTTATTCATGGTTCATGGCTCCATGAGGGAATGCACGTAGTGTCAATCGGCGCCCCTGAGATTAATACCAGGGAATTAGATGACGATGTTATTCGTAAAGTATCCGTGATAGCTGTCGACTCACGCACTGCAGTTATGAATGAGACTGGCGATATAATAATTCCAATTAAGAATGGTTTAATATCTGAAAAGAATTTAATCGAAATAGGTGAAATAGTAAGTGGCTTGAGACAGGGTAGATTAGGGAATGGTGATATTACGTTGTTTAAATCCGTTGGTATTGCGGTTGAGGATCTCGCGGCTGCATCATACATATATAGCATAGTGAAAAGTAGGAATATGGGTACCACTGTAGAGCTATAA
- a CDS encoding alpha/beta hydrolase family protein, with translation MKALVIHGFGSSPEKINWLTGPLKSLNLEIITPTYRDFEDGLHKINELIQSANDNFIVAGHSMGGTIALLAASTLNKVACAISVSGPTDRLAQIRWLLAGEPGSIRRRTYEELMKIDSKQVTEEFLMRTSPINYLRPSLPPILLIHGTNDELVNIQQVESYYEKARSLGNVIELIRIEGMSHTPRGKDIRVIARAIEDFIHKYCINFLIKSF, from the coding sequence ATGAAGGCCTTGGTGATTCATGGCTTTGGTTCAAGTCCTGAAAAAATAAATTGGCTTACCGGTCCATTAAAATCCCTAAATTTGGAGATAATAACGCCAACATATAGGGACTTCGAAGACGGGCTTCATAAAATTAATGAATTAATACAAAGCGCTAATGATAATTTCATAGTTGCTGGTCACTCGATGGGTGGCACAATAGCGCTACTTGCAGCATCGACATTAAATAAAGTTGCTTGTGCTATTTCGGTTTCTGGACCAACTGACAGGTTAGCCCAAATTAGGTGGTTACTTGCAGGTGAACCTGGTAGTATTAGGAGGAGGACTTATGAGGAGTTAATGAAAATCGATAGTAAGCAAGTTACTGAGGAATTTCTTATGAGGACCTCTCCCATCAACTACTTAAGGCCTAGTTTACCACCAATACTCTTGATACATGGTACGAATGATGAATTAGTAAATATTCAACAGGTAGAGAGTTATTATGAAAAAGCCAGGTCTCTTGGTAATGTTATTGAGTTAATACGAATTGAGGGAATGTCTCACACACCTAGAGGTAAGGATATCAGAGTTATAGCAAGGGCTATTGAGGATTTCATACATAAGTATTGCATAAATTTTTTAATTAAGTCGTTCTGA
- a CDS encoding isopentenyl phosphate kinase: MRLFIMKLGGSAISDKSRPLSYREDWVRNLGNLLATSIKAGDKFVLIHGGGSFAHPMALAYGLSRYRDYDQLTGVSFTSAILHYLSMKLTITLASMGLPIYPLRTGSVYVINDGKPQLLIEPIHIMELLERGVIPMLYGDVVLSDEGFSIISGDDIMLDLGLRLRPTASIFLTDVPGILDANGNVIKELTRTSIISERFTRHIDVTGGLIKKIQSAVELAKYTRTYLCAIWDLGSINRILNNEEPINCTRFLPY, from the coding sequence ATGAGACTGTTCATAATGAAGTTGGGGGGTAGCGCAATAAGTGATAAGTCGAGGCCATTAAGCTATAGGGAGGATTGGGTGCGGAATTTAGGTAATTTGCTTGCTACAAGTATTAAGGCAGGTGATAAATTCGTACTTATTCATGGAGGCGGTAGTTTTGCGCATCCTATGGCTCTAGCCTACGGTTTAAGTAGATATAGGGATTATGATCAATTAACAGGTGTTTCTTTCACATCAGCGATACTCCATTATTTAAGCATGAAGTTGACGATTACCTTGGCATCAATGGGATTGCCTATTTATCCATTAAGGACGGGATCAGTCTACGTTATTAATGATGGTAAGCCTCAATTATTGATAGAACCAATTCACATAATGGAATTACTTGAGAGAGGGGTAATACCCATGTTGTATGGCGATGTTGTGCTAAGTGATGAAGGTTTCTCAATAATTAGTGGTGATGATATAATGCTTGATCTCGGCTTAAGGTTAAGGCCAACGGCATCCATATTCCTAACGGATGTGCCTGGAATACTTGATGCCAATGGTAATGTGATTAAGGAATTAACTAGGACATCAATAATTAGTGAGAGGTTTACACGGCATATTGATGTAACAGGGGGTCTCATAAAGAAGATTCAGTCAGCAGTGGAGTTGGCTAAGTATACAAGGACTTACTTATGCGCAATCTGGGATTTAGGGTCGATAAATAGGATCCTTAATAATGAGGAGCCCATTAACTGCACAAGGTTTTTACCTTACTAA
- a CDS encoding polyprenyl synthetase family protein, giving the protein MDILEKLHNLYGHEIDEQLIKYLNREVSEDFKDTVIYQVSTGGKRLRPLITLTATRACGSDYKVALPAAAIVELIHNYSLIYDDIIDEALLRRNKLTVRAKYGDNAAILIGIWYREAIEEAILETRDPVSFARETARTIRAIDEGERLDILLEYSGRKDPYFVENRLGPRLLSNWESLYNTYIKMISLKTAALIRASSVFGAMSANTPHCVKALSDYGTYLGLAFQVLDDILDIFGDVKKFGKEIGKDIKEHKLGNAVIVMALKELNDKDKEDLLSILGKAAITNDDVKKAVEIISKTNARENASKMAMEFAEKSEKSLNELSNNEFVEDLREILRFTVTREF; this is encoded by the coding sequence ATGGACATACTAGAGAAGCTTCATAATCTATATGGACATGAGATTGACGAGCAATTGATCAAGTACCTAAATAGGGAGGTGAGTGAGGATTTTAAGGATACGGTGATTTACCAAGTATCCACTGGTGGTAAGAGGTTGAGGCCGTTAATAACGTTAACTGCAACAAGGGCTTGCGGTAGTGATTATAAAGTTGCGCTACCCGCCGCAGCAATTGTGGAGTTAATACATAATTACTCCCTGATTTATGATGATATTATTGACGAGGCGTTATTAAGGAGAAATAAGCTAACCGTTAGGGCTAAGTACGGCGATAACGCGGCCATACTAATCGGCATATGGTATAGGGAAGCAATTGAGGAGGCAATACTTGAAACTAGGGACCCAGTATCCTTTGCTAGGGAGACTGCAAGAACAATACGCGCGATAGATGAGGGTGAGCGATTAGACATACTCCTAGAGTATTCGGGCCGTAAAGATCCATATTTTGTTGAAAATAGGCTAGGGCCTAGGTTATTGAGTAATTGGGAATCCCTGTATAATACTTATATAAAGATGATAAGCCTTAAGACGGCTGCCTTGATAAGGGCATCATCTGTTTTTGGAGCGATGTCGGCAAACACACCACATTGCGTTAAGGCGCTTTCTGACTATGGTACATACCTGGGGCTTGCTTTTCAAGTGCTTGACGATATATTGGACATATTTGGCGATGTTAAGAAGTTTGGTAAGGAAATTGGTAAGGACATTAAGGAGCATAAGTTGGGAAATGCTGTTATTGTTATGGCTTTAAAAGAACTGAATGATAAAGACAAGGAGGACTTATTGAGTATTCTTGGTAAGGCTGCAATTACTAATGATGACGTTAAGAAAGCTGTAGAAATAATATCAAAGACAAATGCTAGGGAAAACGCATCGAAAATGGCTATGGAGTTTGCTGAGAAATCTGAGAAGTCACTGAATGAGTTAAGTAATAATGAGTTTGTTGAGGATCTTAGGGAAATCCTAAGATTTACAGTAACAAGAGAGTTTTAG